Proteins encoded within one genomic window of Pongo pygmaeus isolate AG05252 chromosome 4, NHGRI_mPonPyg2-v2.0_pri, whole genome shotgun sequence:
- the ANXA2R gene encoding annexin-2 receptor yields the protein MEQHYLGCVKRAWDSAEVAPEPQPPPIVSSEDRGPWPLPLYPVLGEYSLDSCDLGLLSSPCWRLPGVYWQNGLFPGGQSTLEPSTSKPTEFSWPGTQKRQEAPVEEVGLAEEPDRLKLQQLPWCSPPHPWDRQQDTEVCDSGCLLERRHPPALHRWRHLPGFSDCLEWILRVGFAAFSVLWACCPRICGAKQP from the coding sequence ATGGAGCAACATTATCTTGGCTGTGTGAAGCGGGCTTGGGATTCCGCAGAGGTGGCGCCAGAGCCCCAGCCTCCGCCTATTGTGAGTTCAGAAGATCGTGGGCCGTGGCCTCTTCCTTTGTATCCGGTACTAGGAGAGTACTCATTGGACAGCTGTGATTTGGGACTGCTTTCCAGTCCTTGCTGGCGGCTACCTGGAGTCTACTGGCAAAACGGACTCTTTCCTGGAGGCCAGAGCACCTTGGAACCGAGTACATCGAAGCCCACTGAGTTCAGTTGGCCGGGAACACAGAAGCGGCAAGAGGCACCCGTAGAAGAGGTGGGGCTGGCAGAGGAACCCGACAGACTCAAGCTCCAGCAGCTTCCCTGGTGCAGTCCTCCCCATCCCTGGGACAGACAGCAGGACACCGAGGTCTGTGACAGCGGGTGCCTTTTGGAACGCCGCCATCCTCCTGCCCTCCATCGGTGGCGCCACCTCCCGGGTTTCTCAGACTGCCTGGAGTGGATTCTTCGCGTTGGTTTTGCCGCGTTCTCTGTACTCTGGGCGTGCTGCCCACGGATCTGTGGCGCTAAGCAGCCTTAG
- the LOC129037359 gene encoding endogenous retrovirus group 3 member 1 Env polyprotein-like isoform X1, with the protein MRKLIMGFIFLKFWTYTVRASTDLTQTGDCSQCIHQVTEVGQQIKTMFLFYSYYECMGTLKETCLYNATQYKVCSLGNDQPDVCYNPSEPPTTTIFEIRIRTGLFLGDTSKIIARTEEKGIPKQITLRFDACAAIKNKKLGIGCGSLNWERSYRVENKYVCHESRVCENCAYWPCVIWATWKKNKKDPVYLQKGEANPSYAAGHCNPLELTITNPLDPCWKKGKCVTLGINGTGLNPQVAILVRREVHKHSPKPVFQTFYEGLNLPAPELPKKTKNLFLQLAENVAHSLNVASCYVCGGTTIGDRWP; encoded by the coding sequence ATGAGGAAGCTCATCATgggattcatttttcttaaattttggacTTATACAGTAAGGGCTTCTACTGACCTTACTCAAACTGGGGACTGTTCCCAGTGTATTCATCAGGTCACCGAGGTAGGacagcaaattaaaacaatgtttctGTTCTATAGTTATTATGAATGTATGGGAACATTAAAAGAAACTTGTTTGTATAATGCCACTCAGTACAAGGTATGTAGCCTGGGAAATGACCAACCTGATGTATGTTATAACCCATCTGAGCCCCCTACAACCACCATTTTTGAAATAAGAATAAGAACTGGCCTTTTCCTAGGTGATACAAGTAAAATAATAGctagaacagaagaaaaaggaatccCCAAACAAATAACTTTAAGATTTGATGCTTGTGCAGCCATTAAGAATAAAAAGCTAGGAATAGGATGTGGTTCTCTTAACTGGGAAAGGAGCTACagagtagaaaataaatatgtttgtcATGAGTCCAGGGTTTGTGAAAATTGTGCCTATTGGCCATGTGTTATTTGGGCTActtggaaaaagaacaaaaaggaccCGGTTTATCTTCAGAAGGGGGAAGCCAACCCCTCCTATGCTGCCGGTCACTGTAACCCACTAGAACTAACAATTACCAATCCCCTAGATCCCTGTTGGAAAAAGGGAAAATGTGTAACCCTGGGGATCAATGGGACAGGCTTAAACCCCCAGGTTGCCATTTTAGTTAGAAGGGAGGTCCACAAGCACTCCCCCAAACCGGTATTTCAAACCTTTTATGAGGggctgaatctgccagcaccagaacttccaaaaaagacaaaaaatttgtTTCTCCAATTAGCAGAAAATGTAGCTCATTCCCTTAATGTTGCTTCTTGTTATGTATGTGGGGGAACCACTATTGGAGACCGATGGCCTTGA